The following is a genomic window from Xiphophorus couchianus chromosome 5, X_couchianus-1.0, whole genome shotgun sequence.
AACTGTCATCTCAGATGGTTAATGCTTAGCTTTTTTTTCGTTATGTACCAAAAATGATTAAGCTAATATATGACATCATATCAGGAGGTAATAAATCGAATCacgaaagaaaaacaacatatttaatatCAAATAATACAACTTACTGCACATGAGGAGCAAGTAAAGGCTCCACATCTTTCAGTTCCTCAAGGCAACAGACAAACTAAAGCAGAAGCAAAGTTACTCTTCTCTTAGAAATAGAAATGAGGAAACCAGTGGGCTTCATGTACTGTTAGCACTGTCTAAACACAAACATAGACGAACAGAAACTAGTAGCATAGATGTACTGTAGCATAAAACAAGCtggattctgtgttttctgactAAACTCTGCACATTAGATGCATAAGAGCCACTGAGAGAACCTTACTGACAGACttttaattacatagatttttcATCTCActgcataaaaatgattaatttgacGTTGATTTAAGTCCACTTTTCACTGATAAGTCTGTTTGTTTGAATCGGAGGAACTTCAGTCTGTTTAATTATAACCTTAACACCAGGTCCATcaaacaacattgtttttttttttttatgttatatttgtTCTCTGTTATATTTCTTGAAATCGACATCAAATTAAGTGGCTACTTTGGTCAAGTTAAGGGGAACTCTTTAGATTGCATTTTTGGAGTAGAGAGGATATCCacacattaaatatgaaaacgCTAAATATAGAGGTCAGAATGTGTTTCTGTAAACACTGCCACCAATCCAGTTTCATTTCCCCACCTGACCTTCCATTTTGGGCTTTTCTGACATagcattctgtttttctttctctggaaCAAGCAACATgccaaatctaaaaaaatgtgagtattcaatacaaaaaataaaaaccatacaTCCATTTTGGTTGTTAGATTTCCAGCTTTGTAaatgtggtggaaaaaaaactatttaatgcactgttcaggtaaaatcactcaatcaggtttattcatgaattgtGCACAACTCAGAGAGCTCACAGGACAGTCAATAATGAAGCAAGTCTGAAAcggaaagctctgccaggcagagccaacacatgagttttgtaCAAAGGGATAAGGGATCCAAAGCCTGGGaatcagactggttcccatgcagctggggaaaaacaacgtccaaccttgtGCATGTAACCCAAACagctttaacttggtgggaatatacagaacttagaataaacatatagcaatacaactagcaggtgtgacATAATTGTAATTTTCTACATCAGTAAACTACAGTATTATTCCTTTTAGTCTACATTTGTATCACCGTGCTCTGAACATTGTGCAGTGTGAATATACCCTTATAAGAAATGCTGCTCTGGTCTCCTTTGCAGAGGAACATCATATTGTTACGATGATGAGGTGGACAATGACACTGGAAGGTTGCAGTATGTCCCATAGTGCCATGCTTCAAAAAAAAATGACCCAGAATCCTTCAGAGTCAGATTGGAAAATGTCACAGTGAATATTGTTGCCTTCCTGTCATCACTGGACACTGAGCCATCttcatgaatacattttaattcaaagttCCAGTTTATTCTTAAACTTTATTCTATCGTTTAGGTGTGCAGTTTAGAGTTTAGACATTTTTACACTGTTTATTcctgtcatgttttattcattattacaTATGCAAGTGCATTTCCTCAGTTGTACATAGTTTGACATTGTgagataattattttattttgctggttcaactatttgtatttattttcctctgtttgttttctctcacaaacacactttttgaatgaaaattGTTCTAAAATAAGACCTAAAAATTTTATCTGAGTACTTAAATAATGAATTGCGTTAATTTAGGCTTAAATAGTCCAGTGAACATTATTTCATATGATCCCATAGCCCCTGCAGACGAAGCTTTGGTCTGCAGATGTTTTAGACGTCCtctaaaacatctgcaaaatgaCGTTTAGATTCTTCATCTGGAAACTTctctttctggaaaaaaattaaagcataaataattgaatttatttatacaCCTCTTATTGCTCATGTTGAAGACGAAAACAAGCTCACCTTTCaatgttttgtgacatttattctTGTAAACTTTAACTAGGACGAATGTCACCATCAGCAGCAGCTAAAGCAAACAGGGCATAGAAAGCTGGATCTGAAAGTTGGTGGAGAGTCGCATCTGccatgaacagaaaaaaacaaattaaacatttatgcaCATACAACACTATTggtaaaacacattaaaataattacttagAGTATTTGAAGTGAGATAATTAAGGCTTATAGGAATAAATCATAAGTCTTTATTAGGCATAAATCCAGGTTGGTTGACATGAACATGTAGTCATGAGTAGACAtttgttttagaagaaaaaaaaacaccttcacATAAACTCCAGAGACACTGACAAAGGGTATTGCCTCCTTTGACATGGACCCAGTTCAGAGAAATGGTTGGCTTCATCCTCTACAGAACCAAACTACCTGGATTTATAAGGGTTATGTACTGCAGGTTGATAACCTTTTAACAGAATAAAcctactttgaaaaattaaacagacCCTTCAACTGTAAAAGGATCATAATGAGCAGAAGTTTTGGTTTAGGCTCTTCTCATTTAACATTAACCAATCAATCTGTCTCCAGATTCTAACCTTGAACAGCAAGATAAAAGCCTTataattggcaaaaaaaataaaaatccttcaaaCGTGTACCATAAACAAACTACTGAAGCCAAAAGTGGACGTTTTCAGTATATGCTTTTCCTCAATGGTTTTCTCTAGATAGTgtaacttatttttctgttttcatgtggAAAGCATCTGCTCTCAGCTTGCGtagcaaacacagaaacaccaaAATAGTCCAGCATGATCTCATGCACTTGGTGATAAAGCTGGCAAACAGTGGGGATTCACTTATTCTGTAAGTTTGTGTGAACCCAAGAGTACTTGAATCCCACTCATGCTGAATTTTGATCCCAGTTTTAACCTTGTGACCTCTACACCTGATGTACAAAACTGCACTGAAAACTCAGGTAGTTTTTACCTCTGCGTCTCTCTCACCTACAGAAAGATGAAAGCGGGTGTAGTTTCCAACATTCGCCTCTGGGCCTGAGCCACACCAGTACGTTCCAGCATCTCCTGCTTCCAGCTTTGTGACCGTCACAGAGAAAGAGCTGGAGGAAACATCGCTCAGAATAAACCTACTTTCATCCATCATGTCTGTGCAGTTGCTGGCTCTGTTTCCCTTGCAGAGGAACATTGTGTCATTGGGATGCTGGGGTGCATAAGGGCACTGGAAGGTTACACTACGCTCCATTACTCCACTCATGTTTTTTGACTTAGCGCAGCACGACTCTGCTgagcaaaaacagcaacatttgggtttttttagagaaaacaGGCTGAGATCACAAAAAATCAAAGGAGGCCTGCTTGGCTTCTCACCTTTGACCTCTAGCTcaacagcagagaaaacatcaaatCCTGAGTTTCTCTGGACTCCACAAAGATACGACCCAGAATCCTTCAGGGTCAGACTGGAAATGGTCACTGTGAATATTCTTGACTTCCTGTCATCAGAGAGTCTGAATCGTCCATTTTGTGTGTTGCTAGAGGTGATCACTGCCTGCTGTCGACATGTGGAGGGCCGGTTTCCTCTGCAGAGGAACTTCAGCTTGTTGACAGACTGAGAGTCGTACGGACAGCTGATGGTCACTGAACCTTCCTCAATACTTTGGGTTTTATTCACTTTGTCACAACATCTGTCTGACATTAAGATGaacaacaatataaaataacatctttgagtaaaaaaacaatgcttaattgaaagaaacaaaaatgtcctcAAGGAATAATGTTATCTTTGTTTGCTGTAATTTATTccaatttattaatttctatttatttattagtatcAAGCACTAATTGAAGAACAGTCAGTGTGTGGATCATGCCTAGttataacttaaataaataactaataaaacagTATTTAACCTGTATTAGTCAATAAGTACATATAAAAATGGTCATAGCTTGTCTTGTCCTAATCTTTACTGACATGTTTGAAACACCGACTTTAATATTTACCTGGTTTTACTTCCAGCTTTCTTTCAGTGTTGATATCTCTTCCTATTATTGTCACTCCACACCAGTATTTCCCAGCGTCACCAAGATGAAGGTCAGAGATGATTACTGTGAAGACTCTGGTTGTTTTATCATCGTGAATGGAGTATTTTCCACTACTTCCTTGTGATGTTGTTATAAGAACATCAGCGTAACGACAGTCGTTGTTGCACAGGTATTTCTGACGACCCTCGAATCCCCGATCGTAGGGGCAGGAAACGTTCACGTCTCCGCCCTCATATCCAAACACCTGGATCGAACCTGCAGCGCTGCTCATAGGTGctggagagagaaaacattaagatgtttttttatatttttactttaaaagattgttttctATCTTAATAGCTAAATACCaaatctgtctgtatgtttagATAAATACATAGAGGACCTCCAGTCAGTTCCTCAGAAACCAGTGGTGTTGTAGTTTTCATTGTGGTGCTTGGATGATAATGCCCtgccagaaaaaagaaaagaaaatgtcagtgTAGATTACATGTTTTTACAGTTAAAGTAAAGCCCAAAATGATTCATACTCCTGGTAGATTGAAGATTTAGGTCTAAAGAAAATAGTTAAAGTTTAGAAGTGTGCTTCTTCTTAGAAGAAGAAGTAATAGTGCCATGGAGAAATTGGAGTCTCAATTTACAATTAGGATGATGGCAAGGAGGGTTTCCAAAGAGATGGAGCTCATCAAAAGTCCAGTGGAAACATATAAAAAGCTGGTCAGCAACTTTAAGGTCAGCTTGGCTGCTACAATGCTAAAGGTTTTCAACCTTATTATTGAGAAGAGTAAAGGTTTCCCACGtggtgtgtttgtttgaatGTAAATTAAAGCATCTAAATTATTTAGTTCAAAACTGACACATAGTTTACATTGTTTCATTTCTTGTCAGCAGctaattttgtgattgtttaaaaatagctttaaaatcaaaatctgccAATGGTAATAAACACTGGCAGATTGTGTTTATTATAGATGAACACAATCACTGTTGTGTAGCTACACATTGTGTAGCTTATAGATGtatataaaatagaaatataattctGTCAGTAAATATTACACACTTGTAACACTTGTGGTGATTACACaagcaactttttaaagttttctgatATCAATTTGATACATATTCACTTCCTGAAATATGAAACACAAAGAGCCAGCAGCAATCTCAAAAACCCTTGACTTTAATATTCAGATGATAATTGGAGAGCATGCACAGTTTTGATCATACAGTCTCTCAATATATCAAATCTGTACACATTCAGACATTAACACACACTGTACCTTTAGCCTGTTCCTCTGATGCTGGTGGTGTGGTAGTAATGATAGTTTTCACTGTGCTGCTCTGGTGCTCATACACtgttagagaaaaaaacccctcaattttaacatattgttgttgttttttttactgtgatcTTTCGTCTTCAGTAGCCAAACATCTCAGCACATTCAGAGTAACTGAACTCTGAGCATTGAAATGTCCCTAGATGATCAGATGatcttttaaaatagaaaaacaaagaggaaaacaaataaatataaaaaatgtcaatacaCATACACAGTTTCAAATCAGGAGCACAGTAAAAGCAAACCAGCTCCTTTGGAAACAGGATTTGATGTCCCTCTCTCCCCCGTTTCCTCATGTTttgcacacagaaacaaatgtttttcaaaacctCACCGTCTGcgacaaaatagaaaactgttTGAGAGCAACTATAGAATCACTAAACTCCAGTCAATGAAAGAAGGTCTAACATCTCCACAACCATCATGCATGACTCACTAACAATTCACAGactaattttctgtttcagtttcgATTTGAGCCTTGAAGGAGTAAAAGGCACACGCTTTGTGGTTGCCGGGCAACAGTAAGACATCTGGAAAGACAATCGTCCTCAACCGCTCATTCACAAGTGGTTAAAGGTTTACAGCAGAGTAGTTACCAAAATACTTGAATCACATTTTTGCAATTCAACACATTGGTCATACGTGTCATTTGCTAAACGTAGCATTCCTGTTGCAACAGGGAGGCCTAGTGAAACCGCTTTCTCTGTTTCATGTGTGTGTGGCCTGGTCTCTCTCACCTTCTGTCGTGAGGCTTGGTGGCAGATCCTcaagctttttttctccacttgcattttgttctcctttttcTGTGACAACCAAGCAGTAAAATGAGGCCAAAtatgtcacaaaaaaagaagaaagaaataaaaacgcAGCTTGTGCTGCAGCATCAAGGTCTACAGCAATCAGCCGAGGACATCAGTGGCATCAATGTTTGGTAAACTCGTGTAAATATTCTTTCATATGCCGCGCTAGAAGTTGTGGGGACTGTTTTCTGCCAGCAGGCTGAACGTAGAATACGCATAATAGTCCAAAATCAAGGATCCTCAACCTTCAGCTCTAGAGCCGCATGTTGCTCTTCGGACCTTCCAAAATAACTGAATAACTTTGgttaaataaatcagttaatgtttttaaatacagataTAATAACAAATGCAGGGTAtagctgtatttaaaaaattccTGCAATATTTGCATTATATTTCCACAAAGAATTACACTAAAAGTACCAGTCATATGTTTTTAGATACAAAACTATTATTAGTGGATCTATAAAGTACTGTACATCATAATTTatgacatctttaaaaaaaaaaattatcaagctaatctaatttttttgttatatttgtcacCCATAGGTgacatattttttgtcaattttccCCAGAATCTTTCATTAAGAAATGTTCCACTTTAAAGAATTTGAGGTAAATGTTTCATCTctcacctttgacctccagTTCAAGATCAGAGAAATCATCAAATCCTGAGTTTCTCTGGACTCCACAAAGATACGACCCAGAATCCTTCAGGGTCAGACTGGAAATGGTCACTGTGAATATTCTTGACTTCCTGTCATCAGAGAGTCTGAATCGTCCATTTTGTGTGTTGTTAGAGGTGATCACTGCCTGCTGTCGACATGTGGAGGGCCGGTTTCCTCTGCAGAGGAACTTCAGCTTGTCGACAGACTGAGAGTCGTACGGACAGCTGATGGTCACTGAACCTTCCTCAATACTTTGGGTTTTATTCACCGGGTCGCAGCATCTGTCTGATAGAAAGACAAAACTGTTTCCTACAGcaaaagttacagaaaaatgCAATTCAAAGAAGCAAAGAGacagaaatgtagaaatctTTGAAAACGTTGTTGTACGTGTCCAGGCCAGAAGTAGTAGAATTTTCATATcatatgttttaagtttttaataattaaatactgaaataatataACATCAAACCAAAAGTACAAACCTCTTATTGTATTGTTGTTTGCATTTGAACTAAAACTGACTGCTGATCTAATactaagacatttaaaaatttgatgaagacaagtttaaaaaatgtagtttaaaaaatgttctttaaacaATATGAGGTAatttttttgatgttttgttttaggcAGTCTGTGTTCAGTCGTATCAATCTTATTCTCTTCTAGTCTATGTGAATTTTCTATTGAAATCTCATGATTTAATTTAAGTGTAACACTCCCCAGTCACCATCTTAATGCTTTAttcaatcaaaaacactttatgtcTATATTTTAGTTGGTGTTGTGGTCATGTTCTTGTTTAAGTTCGGCAAGATAATTCTGATCaatgaattatttaaacaaaaaaaggaatcaaTGTGGATcattcatagttttttttttcttacttctcGTTCTTCTgccttttatttgttgctttttcttatttttaaggaCAACCCTTacaatatagaaataaaactagCGGAAAAGTAACCAAAATTTATCATTCCCTAGTCTCCACCATCCACCTTGACACACACCGACCTCCCTGGATTCAGCTTTTTTCTCTGCATCTACCATTAAGCTCATACTTTATCATTCTGAGGATTAAGAGTTTGATTATTTACCTGCTTTTACTTCCAGCTTTACTTCAGTGTAGATATCTTTTCCTGCTCTGGTCACTCCACACCAATATTCCCCAGTATCACCAAAATGAAGATCAGAGATGGTTACTGCAACGACTCTTGTTCTTTTGTCATCATAAACGGagtatttggttttatttccctGCGTTGATTTGATAAGAAAATCACTGTAACTACAGCTGTTCTTACACAGGTATTTCTGGTATCTCTCATATCCTGGATCATATGGACAGGAAACCGTCACATCGCTCCCCTCATATCCAAACACAGAGATCAAACCTGCAGCGCTGCTCACACAactcagagctgctgcagagagaaGACAACTTTAACCAAGTttgcatgtatttttttctctttaacacTGTGTATAATCGTATACAAATAGTATCATTTTCAGATCTATTCCCATGAAATAAATGCAATGAAATGcttgttctttttctctttttttaatcacctggtagaaataaagattatttgttttaaagaaacttgTTACAAGAAGAGAAATCAACATCCGGCaagaaaatgttctcaaaatcaaatttttataaCTTACTGCACAACATGAGCTGCAGGTTTTGAAAGTTCCACATCGTTcataaaactaaagcaaaaaccAGGACAAACAGCTTTGAGAAATATTGTGAGGAAACAGTGTGTTAATGcagtaaacaaaacattcagagcAAATTTGGCAGATTTAAATCAACAGCGGTGCCGAGTCTATTTGATTTTACTTCAGagtttgaatatatttaactttttgagAGTTATTTCAACAAGAGATTGAGTAGTTTTCACTCGTTCAACTGTTAGACGTCAAGAATCCACAGGTGGCAATCCAGAGCAACACCACCATCTAGTGGCCACCacggtatttaaaaaaaaaaaagatttatttattatttttactatcgGCTGAAATTAACGAGCCTATTAATGACACCGGAAATACTGAAGCAGGTAACTCTGTCGTTGTACCTGAACGTTTCAAACAATAAGTTCTGAATTATCAGTatttcaccaaaacaaaaaaaaaaacaaaaaaaaatctcactatAGGTTTGCAgcaaaattattgtttcaaaCTTAATGACAAAATCATGTGTGAAGAAAGTCCAACTAATAATAAACATCTTTACCCAATAAAGCAGCTCACCTTCACAGCCGTAACCTCAGCAGTCAGCTTGTTGCAGAGGATTTATCTGCATTAATGCTTGTTTTTGCTCTGGGGGTCGACGGAGTTTGATGAATTTGCTAATGGCTGGTGGGTGAGGAGGGGCTCTGTCTGGAGGTCGAGGGGCGGAGAGGAAGTGGGTCTGGACTACAATACAAGccaacaacaacacaacagCCATGACCCTCTCTGCTGTTATCAAGTATCCTGTTAGGGGCCTGACTGTTTCTGTCTACTTTCTGCTCACCGCAACACATTCAAAGTTTTTCAACCCGTCCCTGAAGGCGAGGCTTTAATGATAAATGGGTCTCTGGCTTTTCTGAACGCTTTTGTAATGTCTGCATTTACACTTCACTTGCTTTTCACGCTTTTAAGTTGATTAAAATTTTAGAGCCCATTTCTTAATGATATTTTTTGCTTGAGTATTAATTTTAAAGCTGACCGATTAATCCATGACGAGCCAAGCCTCCAGAAGAGTTTAACCCTTTAACTGCCACCAAAATACTCACATGCAGGTCAATGGGTCAATCGGACACATGGCAGTTGGGGATAAGGGGGGGAATGAATCTAcgtagcaataataatattactcaagtcaAAGAAAAAGGTACTGTTCAGTAAAACTActctttttttaaccttttttccaaaaaagttactcatgtGTATGTAACCAGCACTACCCACCTTTGAACATAACACCAGTAGCCTATGGGCTACTTGTTAACAAGCTGAAGGCGCTTGTTGCATTACAAgcgaaacataaaaacatgcaaatattgATGATTCCTCCaagaataaaatacttttagttGCGTTTAACTTCCTTCATGAACGCAGAAGCAGAAGTTGTTcctcttttctaaaaaaatgtttcagaaaagctaacattagctaacATTACCTGTATCCAACAGCATTAATCAACTCAGTCGGTTAGTTTGGGAAAAACAGGTTACGACATGTTAACAatggattaaacagttttaattgctgaaaaaagtgacagaaggcACAGATACTGGAAGTGCGGAAGCCTCTATACTGCATCAAATCTTAATAGGAATAACAGAGAGTTGGTCACTCTGAggtaaaaacagcaaacagcttccagtccaggGGGGCCCGGCTGACTGCCGCCGGGCCTTTGGGGTGGAACATCAGTGGTAATTAGTGACCTGTTTCTTCAAGAATGCCAGGAGAAGAGCAGGACAAAGAGAACATAATGTTTGGGCTCCAAAGAGCCATTAGCTGAAAACAATGCATCTCTCAGGTCCTGCAAGGCCTGTGCTGGATATTTCTCCTGTTTATCAAAGACGCGACTTTCAGATACTTTTTATCTGATTCAgatactattttatttatttacttattagtTCAAGTGTAGAAATGCCtttctgaatatattttcaACAGATTGTGATTGTTCATTCAAATCTACAGGATAATATGACCTTCCCTCTGATGctaactaaaaacatttctgattccTTTACACAGTCAGCTGATTGCCTCTCCACACCGAATAGTTCCTATTAAGCTATTCTTAACTGTAAGGTTTTCATTCTCAAAAAATAGTAAGTTGCCAGAAATTAAATACATGAAACTAATTTCATGTTGAAAAttacttaacaaaaaaaaaaaaaaaaacacatcttggTACCCTGGCACATGACATACcaagatgtttaaaaaagaaaaaaatacaaactgagtCATAAAATGAGCAAATAATAAACTCTATTTTGATACCAGTTCCATCTATGTCAGCAAAATGAttctcataaaacattttttcagaaaagagGAACAACTTCTGCTTCTGTGTTCATGAAGGAAGTTAAACGCaactaaaagtattttattcttGGAGGGATCATcaatatttgcatgtttttatctttcGCTTGTCATCAGCGATAGTTGAGCTTCAATAGATTTGTTCTTAAGAGAAACAAAtccatttaagaaaaataaaaagacatattcACTACTTAAATTAAtatgcaggattttttttttggttcctattcctttgtcatgttttcagttcaaaaatTCCATGTGAAACCTGTGATTTACTTTTGTGTCACGTTTATGCAGCATAAAACAAATGATTGAATGACAAAGATGGTAAACAGTCACTAATAcagaataatacatttaaacataataaacatatGAAATATAACTGTCAATAAGATATGTGTTCCTTTCATCTCTACTTGTgtatttgtatatgtttttatttacatgtggGCAATATGTAGCTTTTTTTGTATGGATAATAATACGATTGTTTCGATAAATTCAAGCCACGCAAATGTGTGcagtgaaaaagaaacattaaagcaacacaaatttaaactaaaaatactttttgtaaaTCTTGAGACAGAAAAATTAATTCTGGATAACAATTGCAATAttttcagagaagaaaatattattttctgattattttcagagaagccacaaattaaaatcaactttCTGGGTATTAGTTAAGCGCTAAACCTGCTCTCCATCACTTAAATTTATGGAAACCCTCATTGCAGTAGATGTCCTCAGCTGCTGTGACGTTTTCGTAGTCACGTTCATCTTCGTCCACATCATTGGCGGGACAGGTGGCATGTTGTTGCCTCGAGGCCATCTGCTGTGATCTCATCACCATAGAGTCATGATTCTGATACACCTGAAAGAAACAGCAGATCACATTTCATCAGTACATGATGCAACAAAGAGGATTTTATAAAGACGCTTTGAAATACACTGATGGACGTGATGTGCAAAAAATGGTAATGCTTCGAGTTTTTTCCTCAGTTTCctttcatctgaaaacatttgaataatgtgaaaagttcaatatttttttaaccactcATTGCAGAAAGTGAAAGTCATACAGCTTAATTACTCATACCGCGAAATAttttaagcctttatttcttgtaaatgttGTCTATTATAGGCTGTAGCtgatgaaaatccaaaattcaacATCTCAAAgaattagaatattgtgaaaaatgtacagCATATTCATATAAAGCTGAGTGGAGGagatttttagacattttgttcCAAAATGTCTAAAACTGGTTCATGTTTTTTGCAAATTATGTGTCTTTGGTCAGACGAGACTGAAGTAAAACTTCTTTGGGctttataaaatgttctaaCCCTGCAAAACACAGTT
Proteins encoded in this region:
- the LOC114144646 gene encoding CMRF35-like molecule 3; this encodes MWNFQNLQLMLCTALSCVSSAAGLISVFGYEGSDVTVSCPYDPGYERYQKYLCKNSCSYSDFLIKSTQGNKTKYSVYDDKRTRVVAVTISDLHFGDTGEYWCGVTRAGKDIYTEVKLEVKADRCCDKVNKTQSIEEGSVTISCPYDSQSVNKLKFLCRGNRPSTCRQQAVITSSNTQNGRFRLSDDRKSRIFTVTISSLTLKDSGSYLCGVQRNSGFDVFSAVELEVKAESCCAKSKNMSGVMERSVTFQCPYAPQHPNDTMFLCKGNRASNCTDMMDESRFILSDVSSSSFSVTVTKLEAGDAGTYWCGSGPEANVGNYTRFHLSVDATLHQLSDPAFYALFALAAADGDIRPS